A window of Malania oleifera isolate guangnan ecotype guangnan chromosome 5, ASM2987363v1, whole genome shotgun sequence contains these coding sequences:
- the LOC131156510 gene encoding uncharacterized protein LOC131156510 codes for MDLGCFDLGCVSVSEKQSNEAYVDSESKETEASESVATASEVGKNKALKETGQPTANALNKFTLQIKKPFHRKNSPINWFPRKKADSYLKRKIKMLQELGGMNSTLDETLGDSNPHYTRVEKEKIAAREAARKAMEARKAAMIEASWCRILQAARIQSKEAETLLLNAEKSVSEAFEAAMAMGVIMYDILNFSMKPCEIETSSIHGGGSTTTHTVAATFETAFEVDKDVAAAVKTAFIRLANCPSINKDEFRDLLRKISQNPDTGEDNQELSYFSSECELDTGPKLELGFQKDDFCDLDCKMSVAETEQRKCKKRKLSDNFSKEKLIDMMLERLKCLQEEELASLATIVATCGLSAALAEAENGKQQLGSAADFSSDLTPNFIRRMSSLGPRTLKMSNLELNGQMTRKQAEFALPSLDKILVRRMSKLEREVLEAKNTRMNEPKKASGEKLDKSDVETVELDNNITSSETMPDLGSILVKHTSKLEKDIEEAKRNSGKKSQIDHKDSVCVRTSSENVPDLESILIKHSSKLEKEIEDTRSKYGETLELNDRKSERLRNGVVSCRKNNVVDVPSLDKFLVKHVSRLEREVQEAKNRRRNDSVEGTKVGKENVNLIQINQVNNEVGETFSQEDEKDGIDEKENIMDKILVKPMHRLEREKMQALSPMRDNGIQRNKKKLGGNSITDCESLDKVLVRHVSRLEREKMTCKEVEILKKSNAKIQSEKNERGLDQILVKHKSRLEQEKIAAAQQSGEQINSLAGQEARKRELQEAWGGLSLENSAQSEKNEGGLDRIFVKHKLRLEQEKIAATLQSGERIKSGKQIKYSLARKEARERELQEAWGGLSLGNSIRPHLSKLERDKATWIKAEEEQKRVAKGASFDPYG; via the exons AATAAGGCATTGAAAGAGACTGGCCAACCAACAGCGAATGCTCTTAACAAATTTACATTACAAATTAAGAAGCCTTTTCACCGTAAAAATTCTCCCATCAATTGGTTCCCACGCAAAAAGGCGGACTCCTACTTAAAGAGGAAAATAAAGATGCTGCAG GAGTTAGGTGGCATGAATTCAACTCTAGATGAGACTCTAGGCGATTCAAATCCACATTACACCAGAGTTGAGAAAGAAAAAATTGCAGCCAGAGAGGCAGCACGCAAGGCAATGGAGGCACGAAAAGCTGCAATGATTGAAGCATCTTGGTGTCGAATTCTTCAAGCTGCCAG GATTCAGAGTAAAGAAGCAGAAACCCTGCTACTGAACGCTGAAAAAAGCGTATCTGAAGCTTTTGAGGCAGCAATGGCCATGGGAGTGATAATGTATGATATACTGAACTTTTCTATGAAGCCGTGTGAAATTGAAACATCATCCATTCATGGAGGAGGATCTACAACTACTCACACTGTTGCAGCAACTTTTGAGACTGCATTTGAGGTAGATAAGGACGTAGCTGCAGCAGTCAAGACTGCATTCATTAGGCTGGCAAATTGCCCTTCAATTAATAAAGATGAATTTAGAGATCTTCTACGAAAAATCAGTCAGAATCCTGATACAGGCGAAGACAATCAGGAATTATCATATTTTTCTTCAGAATGTGAATTGGATACTGGGCCCAAGCTTGAACTGGGATTTCAAAAAGATGACTTTTGTGACTTGGACTGCAAGATGTCAGTTGCAGAAACAGAACAGAGGAAATGCAAGAAGAGGAAACTTTCTGACAATTTTAGTAAGGAAAAGCTTATTGACATGATGCTTGAAAGGCTTAAATGTTTACAAGAAGAGGAGCTGGCTTCTCTAGCTACCATAGTTGCAACTTGTGGATTAAGTGCTGCCCTGGCTGAAGCAGAAAATGGTAAGCAGCAACTGGGCTCTGCTGCTGATTTTAGTTCAGATCTAACTCCCAATTTCATCCGTAGAATGTCTTCCCTTGGACCAAGAACATTAAAAATGTCTAACTTAGAATTGAATGGGCAGATGACAAGAAAGCAAGCTGAGTTTGCACTCCCAAGTCTAGATAAGATTTTGGTCAGGCGCATGTCAAAACTTGAAAGAGAGGTGCTGGAAGCAAAGAACACCAGAATGAATGAGCCTAAAAAGGCCAGTGGAGAGAAACTAGACAAATCTGATGTTGAAACTGTTGAATTAGATAATAATATAACTTCTTCGGAGACTATGCCAGACTTGGGAAGTATTCTTGTCAAGCATACCTCTAAGCTTGAGAAGGACATCGAAGAGGCAAAAAGGAATTCAGGAAAGAAATCTCAAATTGACCACAAGGATTCAGTCTGCGTTAGAACTTCATCTGAGAATGTTCCTGACTTGGAAAGTATATTAATCAAGCATTCTTCAAAGCTTGAGAAGGAGATTGAAGATACCAGAAGTAAATATGGAGAAACATTAGAATTGAATGACAGAAAATCAGAAAGATTGCGAAATGGGGTGGTCAGCTGCAGAAAGAATAATGTTGTTGATGTCCCCAGCCTGGATAAGTTTCTGGTGAAACATGTATCAAGGTTGGAAAGAGAAGTCcaagaagcaaaaaacagaaggAGAAATGACTCAGTTGAAGGAACAAAAGTGGGGAAAGAAAATGTCAACTTGATTCAGATCAATCAAGTGAACAATGAGGTAGGAGAAACATTCTCTCAGGAAGATGAAAAAGATGgaattgatgaaaaagaaaatatcatGGATAAGATATTGGTCAAACCAATGCACAGGTTGGAGAGGGAGAAAATGCAAGCATTGTCACCCATGAGGGACAACGGAattcaaagaaacaaaaagaagCTTGGAGGAAATAGTATTACAGATTGTGAGAGCTTGGACAAAGTTTTAGTGAGGCATGTTTCTAGGCTAGAGAGGGAAAAAATGACTTGTAAAGAAGTGGAGATTCTGAAGAAAAGCAATGCTAAAATACAGTCAGAGAAAAATGAACGTGGTTTGGACCAAATTTTGGTTAAACATAAATCTAGGCTTGAGCAAGAAAAGATTGCTGCTGCTCAGCAATCAGGCGAGCAGATTAATTCCCTGGCTGGCCAAGAGGCAAGAAAGAGAGAGCTGCAAGAAGCCTGGGGAGGCTTGAGCTTGGAAAATTCCGCACAGTCGGAGAAGAATGAAGGAGGTCTGGACCGAATTTTTGTTAAACATAAATTAAGACTCGAGCAGGAAAAGATTGCTGCTACCCTGCAATCAGGTGAGCGGATTAAATCAGGCAAGCAGATTAAATATTCCCTAGCTCGCAAAGAAGCAAGAGAGAGAGAACTGCAAGAAGCTTGGGGAGGCTTGAGCTTGGGAAATTCCATACGTCCACATCTTTCAAAACTTGAACGAGACAAGGCAA CTTGGATCAAAGCTGAAGAGGAACAGAAGAGGGTAGCTAAAGGGGCTAGCTTTGATCCTTATGGTTGA